One genomic region from Cellulomonas hominis encodes:
- a CDS encoding ABC transporter permease, with product MPPAIGWVLAVVAVAAYAFQSLGTWRHRRDRGLLTAPLGLVVLKIVVLAAVVLALVYALNQERSLNPARTSIQGVPIVVPIIALLALLLGFVLTRTPFGRHIYAVGGNAEATRRAGIPVAGVRLACFMICSTMAAVAGVFAASRATSVDPNAGGSNVLLYAVGAAVIGGTSLFGGKGRILDALIGGAVIAVIDNGMGLLGYSAGVKYVVTGGVLAVAAAVDALSRRRARATGRV from the coding sequence GTGCCCCCGGCGATCGGCTGGGTGCTCGCGGTGGTGGCCGTCGCCGCGTACGCGTTCCAGTCGCTCGGCACCTGGCGGCACCGGCGCGACCGCGGGCTGCTGACCGCGCCGCTCGGGCTCGTGGTGCTGAAGATCGTCGTGCTCGCGGCGGTGGTGCTCGCGCTCGTGTACGCGCTCAACCAGGAGCGCAGCCTGAACCCGGCGCGCACCTCCATCCAGGGCGTGCCGATCGTCGTGCCGATCATCGCGCTGCTCGCGCTGCTGCTCGGGTTCGTGCTGACCCGCACCCCGTTCGGCCGGCACATCTACGCGGTCGGCGGCAACGCCGAGGCCACCCGGCGGGCGGGCATCCCGGTCGCCGGCGTCCGGCTCGCGTGCTTCATGATCTGCTCGACGATGGCCGCGGTCGCCGGGGTGTTCGCGGCGTCGCGGGCGACGTCGGTGGACCCCAACGCGGGCGGGTCGAACGTGCTGCTGTACGCGGTGGGGGCCGCCGTCATCGGCGGGACGTCGCTGTTCGGCGGCAAGGGGCGCATCCTCGACGCGCTCATCGGCGGCGCGGTCATCGCCGTCATCGACAACGGGATGGGCCTGCTCGGGTACTCCGCGGGGGTCAAGTATGTTGTGACCGGCGGCGTGCTCGCGGTCGCCGCGGCCGTCGACGCCCTGTCCCGCCGCCGCGCGCGGGCCACCGGCCGGGTCTGA
- a CDS encoding ROK family protein — protein MRLGADPPVRRADASGPDEVRRANLSAVLRMLHVHGPATRSDIVAATGFNRSTVGALTSELGRVGLVRERPGVVRGKGRPSLVVEPVSTGVHVLAFDVTQSSVGAALVGLGGYILQIRRRLHGTSPQDVAGVVALVAGLAEEMLRRAAPGSVCLGLVVSVPGSVRQPDGLVRRSPSLHWYEVPLADLLRAATGGAYPVAVGNDGDLGVVAEHLRGAARGSRDVLYVRGEAGVGGGVVVDGELLKGAGGYAGEVGHIVVRPGGRVCSCGARGCWEAEVGDAAIIRAAGRDPRESEIEDVLSDVAVGNRRAVAGVRRTGEWVGTGLATLVNLFNPAVVVLGGTLGALYPTMEPALAETFARALGPIREQALLVRSELGSDAQLVGAAEVGFADVLEDPLGTLARRGAAGAAAGAALVPHPHLG, from the coding sequence GTGCGGCTCGGTGCGGACCCGCCGGTGCGCCGCGCCGACGCGTCCGGCCCCGACGAGGTCCGCCGCGCCAACCTGTCCGCCGTCCTGCGGATGCTGCACGTGCACGGCCCGGCCACCCGGTCCGACATCGTCGCGGCGACCGGGTTCAACCGGTCGACGGTCGGGGCGCTGACGTCCGAGCTCGGCCGGGTCGGGCTCGTCCGGGAGCGGCCCGGCGTCGTCCGCGGCAAGGGTCGCCCGTCGCTCGTCGTCGAGCCCGTGAGCACCGGGGTGCACGTGCTCGCGTTCGACGTCACCCAGTCCAGCGTCGGCGCCGCCCTCGTCGGCCTGGGCGGGTACATCCTGCAGATCCGGCGGCGGCTGCACGGCACCTCCCCGCAGGACGTGGCCGGCGTGGTCGCCCTCGTGGCGGGGCTCGCCGAGGAGATGCTGCGCCGCGCCGCGCCCGGGTCCGTGTGCCTCGGGCTCGTCGTCTCGGTGCCCGGCAGCGTCCGGCAGCCCGACGGCCTGGTGCGCAGGTCGCCGTCGCTGCACTGGTACGAGGTGCCCCTGGCCGACCTGCTGCGCGCGGCCACCGGGGGCGCGTACCCCGTGGCGGTCGGCAACGACGGCGACCTCGGCGTCGTCGCCGAGCACCTGCGCGGCGCCGCCCGGGGCAGCCGCGACGTGCTGTACGTGCGCGGCGAGGCCGGGGTCGGCGGCGGGGTGGTCGTCGACGGGGAGCTGCTCAAGGGCGCCGGCGGCTACGCCGGGGAGGTCGGGCACATCGTCGTCCGCCCGGGCGGTCGCGTGTGCTCGTGCGGCGCCCGGGGCTGCTGGGAGGCCGAGGTCGGGGACGCCGCGATCATCCGGGCCGCCGGGCGGGACCCGCGCGAGTCGGAGATCGAGGACGTCCTGTCCGACGTGGCCGTCGGGAACCGGCGGGCGGTGGCGGGGGTGCGGCGCACGGGGGAGTGGGTCGGCACGGGGCTCGCGACGCTGGTGAACCTCTTCAACCCCGCGGTCGTCGTGCTCGGCGGGACCCTCGGCGCGCTGTACCCGACGATGGAGCCGGCGCTCGCGGAGACGTTCGCGCGGGCGCTCGGGCCGATCCGGGAGCAGGCGCTGCTCGTGCGGTCGGAGCTCGGGTCGGACGCGCAGCTCGTCGGGGCGGCCGAGGTGGGGTTCGCGGACGTGCTGGAGGACCCGCTGGGGACGCTGGCGCGGCGGGGGGCCGCCGGGGCGGCGGCGGGGGCGGCGCTGGTGCCGCACCCGCACCTGGGCTGA
- the ftsE gene encoding cell division ATP-binding protein FtsE — MIRFENVTKVYARGARPALDQITLDVERGEFVFLVGASGSGKSTFLRLVLREERPTAGRVFVAGKDMTTLSSWKVPHLRRQIGAVFQDFRLLPNKTVFENVAFALQVIGKPRHHILSTVPDVLEMVGLAGKEKRRPHELSGGEQQRVAIARAFVNRPSILLADEPTGNLDPTTSLGIMRLLDRINRTGTTVVMATHDDEIVDQMRKRVIELSGGELVRDQSRGVYGSDR; from the coding sequence GTGATCAGATTCGAGAACGTCACCAAGGTCTACGCGCGCGGCGCCCGCCCCGCGCTGGACCAGATCACCCTGGACGTCGAGCGCGGCGAGTTCGTGTTCCTCGTCGGGGCGTCCGGCTCCGGGAAGTCCACCTTCCTGCGCCTGGTGCTGCGCGAGGAACGGCCGACGGCGGGCCGGGTGTTCGTCGCGGGCAAGGACATGACGACGCTGTCGTCGTGGAAGGTCCCGCACCTGCGCCGCCAGATCGGCGCGGTGTTCCAGGACTTCCGGCTGCTGCCGAACAAGACGGTGTTCGAGAACGTGGCGTTCGCGCTGCAGGTCATCGGCAAGCCGCGGCACCACATCCTGTCGACGGTGCCCGACGTGCTGGAGATGGTCGGCCTCGCGGGCAAGGAGAAGCGCCGCCCGCACGAGCTGTCCGGCGGCGAGCAGCAGCGCGTGGCGATCGCGCGCGCGTTCGTGAACCGGCCGTCGATCCTGCTGGCGGACGAGCCGACCGGCAACCTCGACCCGACGACCTCCCTGGGGATCATGCGCCTGCTCGACCGGATCAACCGCACGGGGACGACGGTCGTCATGGCGACGCACGACGACGAGATCGTCGACCAGATGCGCAAGCGCGTCATCGAGCTGTCCGGCGGCGAGCTGGTCCGGGACCAGTCCCGCGGCGTCTACGGCTCGGACCGCTGA
- the ftsX gene encoding permease-like cell division protein FtsX, with product MRLQFILSEIGIGLRRNLSMTVSVILVTFVSLTFVGSAALLQMQISKMKDDWYDRVEVAVYLCPAGQSPEPTCAGGEVTDEQKQAIMDALEAPDVKPYIAGTFEESKEQAFETFQRQFEGQFWAQVTTVDDMNESLRIKLTDPEKFEVVADVLQGRQGVEKVQDQRELYNTLFRVLNSATLLSVGLAGVMLLAAVLLITTTIRLSAMSRRRETGIMRMVGASNLFIQLPFMLEGAIAATIGAVLSVAGLWAGAKYLVADWLGGQIAWIPFVTTNEVWQIAPFLVAAAILLAAISSLVTLSRYTKV from the coding sequence GTGCGACTGCAGTTCATCCTCTCCGAGATCGGGATCGGCCTCCGCCGGAACCTGTCGATGACCGTGTCGGTCATCCTCGTGACCTTCGTGTCGCTGACCTTCGTCGGCTCGGCCGCGCTGCTGCAGATGCAGATCAGCAAGATGAAGGACGACTGGTACGACCGCGTCGAGGTGGCGGTCTACCTCTGCCCGGCGGGCCAGTCGCCCGAGCCGACCTGCGCCGGCGGCGAGGTCACCGACGAGCAGAAGCAGGCGATCATGGACGCCCTCGAGGCGCCCGACGTGAAGCCGTACATCGCCGGCACCTTCGAGGAGTCGAAGGAGCAGGCGTTCGAGACCTTCCAGCGGCAGTTCGAGGGCCAGTTCTGGGCGCAGGTCACCACCGTGGACGACATGAACGAGTCGCTCCGGATCAAGCTCACGGACCCGGAGAAGTTCGAGGTCGTCGCGGACGTGCTGCAGGGGCGGCAGGGCGTCGAGAAGGTCCAGGACCAGCGCGAGCTCTACAACACCCTGTTCCGGGTGCTGAACAGCGCGACGCTGCTGTCCGTCGGGCTCGCCGGTGTCATGCTGCTCGCGGCCGTGCTGCTCATCACGACGACCATCCGGCTGTCCGCCATGAGCCGCCGCCGGGAGACCGGGATCATGCGGATGGTCGGCGCGTCGAACCTGTTCATCCAGCTGCCGTTCATGCTCGAGGGCGCGATCGCCGCGACCATCGGCGCGGTGCTGTCCGTGGCGGGCCTGTGGGCGGGGGCGAAGTACCTCGTCGCCGACTGGCTGGGCGGGCAGATCGCGTGGATCCCGTTCGTCACGACGAACGAGGTGTGGCAGATCGCGCCGTTCCTCGTGGCCGCCGCGATCCTGCTCGCCGCGATCTCGTCCCTGGTCACCCTGAGCCGTTACACGAAGGTCTGA
- a CDS encoding M23 family metallopeptidase, whose translation MSAPSPSRPRRLRLVAGAVASVLAVLVGLTAAGPAAGDDLDDRKSALEQQQAAKEQARADAEAALEGLSEQFQQAAQALLDIEQQLPGAQQALADAEAALAGFEREAALIAARLQDAEEQESTIASTIDTDTARADEIRGQIGQMARQAYQGGPGLTSLDLVVGAQTVEEFTEQYGLATAAQRAQEEVMDELATIKANNENAQARLAAVRERITELKAEADAKVAQAEQARQEAADRKAEVERLIAEQTAKKAQLESQKAAAQAEIDKIDAETAAIRSDIEKIAAEQRARAAAAGQAPPAPSGNVSGALFGNPTSINPVYVTSEYGMRLHPILGYYRLHAGIDLRTYCGTPIYAAKDGTVQWAKWRNGFGNQVMVDHGFVNGNSLMTSYNHMTSFVVGAGQAVSRGQLLGYSGNTGTSAACHLHFEVYVNGATVNPRPLLGL comes from the coding sequence ATGAGCGCGCCGAGCCCGTCCCGTCCCCGCCGCCTGCGCCTGGTCGCCGGCGCCGTCGCGAGCGTGCTCGCCGTGCTGGTCGGGCTCACCGCGGCGGGACCCGCAGCCGGGGACGACCTGGACGACCGGAAGTCGGCGCTCGAGCAGCAGCAGGCCGCCAAGGAGCAGGCGCGCGCGGACGCGGAGGCGGCGCTCGAGGGCCTGAGCGAGCAGTTCCAGCAGGCCGCGCAGGCCCTGCTGGACATCGAGCAGCAGCTGCCGGGCGCGCAGCAGGCGCTGGCGGACGCGGAGGCCGCGCTCGCCGGCTTCGAGCGGGAGGCCGCGCTCATCGCCGCGCGGCTGCAGGACGCCGAGGAGCAGGAGTCGACGATCGCGTCGACGATCGACACCGACACCGCCCGGGCCGACGAGATCCGCGGCCAGATCGGCCAGATGGCCCGCCAGGCCTACCAGGGTGGCCCGGGGCTCACGAGCCTCGACCTGGTGGTCGGCGCGCAGACCGTCGAGGAGTTCACCGAGCAGTACGGGCTCGCCACCGCCGCGCAGCGCGCGCAGGAGGAGGTGATGGACGAGCTCGCGACGATCAAGGCCAACAACGAGAACGCCCAGGCGCGGCTCGCCGCGGTCCGCGAGCGGATCACCGAGCTCAAGGCGGAGGCCGACGCCAAGGTCGCCCAGGCGGAGCAGGCCCGCCAGGAGGCCGCCGACCGGAAGGCCGAGGTCGAGCGCCTGATCGCCGAGCAGACGGCGAAGAAGGCGCAGCTCGAGAGCCAGAAGGCCGCGGCGCAGGCGGAGATCGACAAGATCGACGCGGAGACGGCGGCGATCCGCAGCGACATCGAGAAGATCGCCGCGGAGCAGCGCGCCCGTGCCGCCGCGGCGGGCCAGGCGCCGCCCGCGCCCAGCGGCAACGTCAGCGGCGCCCTGTTCGGCAACCCGACGTCGATCAACCCCGTCTACGTCACGAGCGAGTACGGGATGCGCCTGCACCCGATCCTCGGGTACTACCGGCTGCACGCCGGCATCGACCTGCGCACGTACTGCGGCACGCCGATCTACGCGGCCAAGGACGGCACCGTGCAGTGGGCGAAGTGGCGCAACGGCTTCGGCAACCAGGTGATGGTCGACCACGGCTTCGTGAACGGGAACTCGCTCATGACGTCGTACAACCACATGACGAGCTTCGTCGTCGGCGCCGGCCAGGCGGTGTCCCGCGGCCAGCTGCTCGGGTACTCCGGGAACACCGGCACGTCGGCGGCCTGCCACCTGCACTTCGAGGTGTACGTCAACGGGGCCACGGTGAACCCGCGGCCGCTGCTCGGCCTGTAG
- the smpB gene encoding SsrA-binding protein SmpB, which translates to MAKQSGRSLVASNRKARHDYTIEDVFEAGVVLTGTEVKALRAGRASLVDGWCSIDGGEAWLEGVHIPEYSQGTWTNHAPRRKRKLLLHRDEIDRLESKTREKGQTIVPLALYFLDGRAKVEIALARGKKDWDKRQALRERQDNLEAQRAMREKRDR; encoded by the coding sequence ATGGCCAAGCAGAGCGGACGGTCGCTGGTGGCCTCGAACCGCAAGGCGCGCCACGACTACACGATCGAGGACGTCTTCGAGGCGGGCGTCGTGCTCACCGGCACCGAGGTGAAGGCGCTGCGCGCCGGCCGGGCGTCGCTGGTGGACGGCTGGTGCTCGATCGACGGCGGCGAGGCCTGGCTCGAGGGCGTGCACATCCCGGAGTACTCGCAGGGCACGTGGACGAACCACGCCCCGCGCCGGAAGCGGAAGCTGCTGCTGCACCGCGACGAGATCGACCGGCTGGAGTCGAAGACCCGCGAGAAGGGCCAGACGATCGTCCCGCTGGCGCTGTACTTCCTGGACGGGCGCGCGAAGGTGGAGATCGCCCTCGCGCGCGGCAAGAAGGACTGGGACAAGCGCCAGGCCCTGCGCGAGCGCCAGGACAACCTCGAGGCCCAGCGCGCGATGCGGGAGAAGCGCGACCGCTGA
- a CDS encoding thioredoxin domain-containing protein → MPNRLARSTSPYLRQHAANPVDWYEWGPEAFAEARRRDVPLLVSVGYASCHWCHVMAHESFEDPETAAAMNSRFVNVKVDREERPDLDAAYMAATQAMTGQGGWPMTVFATPEGDPFFCGTYYPPVPVGGHPSFRQVLDALSRAWRERRDEVRGGAAELLAALGGGRPGAAGAGPDAEPAPDQDGPALDLAAVAEVADRALTALAATHDAEHGGFGGAPKFPPSTVLEWLLRRAARTGDERALAMATGTLEAMARGGMADQVGGGFARYAVDATWTVPHFEKMLEDNAMLLRVYAHAWRLTGSDLARRVVEGTAGFLLRDLRTPEGGFASSLDADTAGIEGATYVWTPATLAEALGPEDAAWAASVLGVTQAGTFEAGTSVLTLRADPDDEVRFERVRRALLRARAARPQPARDDKVVAAWNGLAVAALAEAGTMLERREWVAAAADAARLLDDVHTLTGGDGLARLVRTSRDGAVGTAPGVLADYAAVAEGYLVLAGATGDPHWSGRAGALLETVRTRFAAPGHAFRETAADQTDPVVARLSGRPDVADGPSANGQAAAAGALLAHAALTGSATDRRAAELALAAPLSIAHQHPRAVGWALAVAEAVLDGPREVAVVGRADDPGRVALVRTAVRSPAPGLVLAQGDPDEVAATPDAVPLLRDRPLVDARAAAYVCRGFVCDRPTTDPGTLRAALARPATR, encoded by the coding sequence ATGCCCAACCGCCTCGCGAGGAGCACCAGCCCGTACCTGCGGCAGCACGCCGCGAACCCGGTCGACTGGTACGAGTGGGGCCCGGAGGCCTTCGCCGAGGCCCGCCGCCGCGACGTCCCGCTGCTGGTGTCCGTCGGGTACGCGTCCTGCCACTGGTGCCACGTCATGGCGCACGAGTCCTTCGAGGACCCGGAGACCGCCGCCGCGATGAACAGCCGCTTCGTCAACGTCAAGGTCGACCGGGAGGAGCGGCCCGACCTCGACGCGGCGTACATGGCCGCCACCCAGGCGATGACCGGGCAGGGCGGCTGGCCGATGACCGTGTTCGCCACCCCCGAGGGCGACCCGTTCTTCTGCGGGACGTACTACCCGCCCGTCCCCGTCGGCGGGCACCCGTCGTTCCGGCAGGTGCTCGACGCGCTGTCCCGGGCGTGGCGGGAGCGCCGGGACGAGGTGCGCGGCGGGGCGGCGGAGCTGCTGGCGGCGCTGGGCGGCGGGCGGCCGGGTGCCGCGGGGGCCGGCCCCGACGCCGAGCCGGCCCCGGACCAGGACGGCCCCGCGCTCGACCTCGCCGCCGTCGCGGAGGTGGCCGACCGCGCCCTCACCGCCCTCGCCGCGACCCACGACGCGGAGCACGGCGGCTTCGGCGGTGCCCCCAAGTTCCCGCCGTCCACCGTCCTGGAGTGGCTGCTGCGCCGCGCGGCCCGCACCGGCGACGAGCGGGCCCTCGCGATGGCCACCGGCACCCTCGAGGCCATGGCCCGCGGCGGCATGGCCGACCAGGTCGGCGGCGGGTTCGCCCGGTACGCCGTGGACGCGACGTGGACCGTGCCGCACTTCGAGAAGATGCTCGAGGACAACGCGATGCTGCTGCGGGTGTACGCGCACGCGTGGCGGCTCACCGGCTCGGACCTGGCCCGGCGCGTCGTCGAGGGCACCGCCGGCTTCCTGCTCCGCGACCTGCGCACGCCCGAGGGCGGATTCGCGTCCTCGCTCGACGCCGACACCGCCGGCATCGAGGGCGCGACGTACGTCTGGACCCCGGCGACCCTGGCCGAGGCGCTCGGCCCGGAGGACGCCGCCTGGGCCGCCTCGGTGCTCGGCGTCACGCAGGCCGGCACGTTCGAGGCCGGCACCTCCGTGCTCACGCTGCGCGCCGACCCCGACGACGAGGTCCGGTTCGAGCGCGTGCGCCGGGCCCTGCTCCGCGCCCGGGCGGCCCGGCCGCAGCCCGCGCGGGACGACAAGGTCGTGGCCGCCTGGAACGGGCTCGCGGTCGCCGCCCTGGCCGAGGCGGGCACGATGCTGGAGCGCCGCGAGTGGGTCGCCGCCGCCGCCGACGCCGCCCGGCTGCTCGACGACGTGCACACCCTCACCGGCGGCGACGGCCTGGCCCGGCTCGTCCGCACCTCCCGGGACGGCGCGGTCGGCACGGCCCCGGGCGTGCTCGCGGACTACGCCGCGGTCGCCGAGGGGTACCTCGTGCTCGCGGGCGCCACCGGCGACCCGCACTGGTCCGGACGCGCCGGTGCCCTGCTGGAGACCGTCCGCACCCGGTTCGCCGCGCCCGGGCACGCCTTCCGGGAGACCGCCGCCGACCAGACCGACCCGGTCGTGGCCCGGCTGTCCGGCCGGCCCGACGTCGCGGACGGCCCCTCGGCGAACGGCCAGGCGGCGGCCGCCGGCGCCCTGCTCGCGCACGCGGCGCTCACCGGCTCGGCGACGGACCGGCGCGCCGCCGAGCTCGCCCTCGCCGCCCCGCTGTCGATCGCGCACCAGCACCCGCGCGCGGTCGGCTGGGCGCTCGCCGTGGCCGAGGCCGTCCTCGACGGGCCGCGCGAGGTCGCGGTGGTCGGGCGCGCGGACGACCCGGGACGGGTCGCGCTGGTCCGGACCGCGGTCCGCTCGCCCGCGCCCGGACTGGTCCTCGCGCAGGGCGACCCCGACGAGGTCGCGGCGACCCCGGACGCCGTCCCGCTGCTCCGGGACCGCCCCCTGGTCGACGCCCGCGCGGCGGCCTACGTGTGCCGCGGCTTCGTCTGCGACCGCCCGACGACGGACCCCGGCACCCTCCGCGCGGCCCTCGCCCGACCCGCAACGCGCTGA
- a CDS encoding bifunctional aldolase/short-chain dehydrogenase, whose translation MTHPAVADLIARSNRLGADHRTTNYAGGNTSAKGTAPDPVTGEDVELLWVKGSGGDLGTLTERGLAVLRLDRLRSLVGVYPGVDREDEMVAAFDFCLHGRGGAAPSIDTAMHGLVDAPHVDHLHPDAGIALATAADGEALTREVFGDRVVWVPWRRPGFQLGLDIAAIKEANPQAVGCVLGGHGITAWGATSAEAEVRSLEIIRTAEAYIEDRTARLGRHPFGHTRPGFVALGDEERRARAAALAPVIRGLASTDRPQVGHFTDSEVVLDFVSREELGRLAALGTSCPDHFLRTKVSPLVLDLPADAPLGEAVARLRELHAAYREDYRAYYERHATGDSPPMRGADPAIVLVPGVGMFSFGKDKQTARVAGEFYVNAINVMRGAEAISTYAPIDEAEKFRIEYWALEEAKLARMPQPKPLATRVALVTGAGSGIGKAIAERLAAEGACVVVADVNLEGAQEVAAALGGPDVAVAVRADVTDEDAVAALVRESVLAFGGLDLVVNNAGLSISKPLLETTTRDWDLQHDVMARGSFLVAREAARAMIPQGMGGDIVYIASKNSLFAGPNNVAYSATKADQAHQVRLLAAELGEHGIRVNGVNPDGVVRGSGIFAGGWGAQRAATYGVPESELGAYYARRTLLKKEVLPEHVAAAVFALTGPDLVQTTGLHVPVDSGVAAAFLR comes from the coding sequence ATGACGCACCCGGCCGTCGCCGACCTGATCGCCCGCTCGAACCGCCTGGGCGCGGACCACCGCACCACCAACTACGCCGGCGGCAACACCTCCGCGAAGGGCACCGCCCCCGACCCGGTGACGGGCGAGGACGTCGAGCTGCTCTGGGTCAAGGGCTCCGGCGGCGACCTCGGGACCCTGACCGAGCGCGGGCTCGCGGTGCTCCGGCTCGACCGGCTGCGCTCGCTCGTCGGCGTCTACCCCGGGGTGGACCGCGAGGACGAGATGGTCGCGGCGTTCGACTTCTGCCTGCACGGCCGGGGCGGCGCGGCGCCGTCGATCGACACCGCGATGCACGGGCTGGTCGACGCCCCGCACGTGGACCACCTGCACCCGGACGCGGGCATCGCGCTCGCGACCGCGGCCGACGGCGAGGCCCTGACCCGCGAGGTGTTCGGCGACCGGGTCGTGTGGGTCCCGTGGCGGCGGCCGGGGTTCCAGCTGGGGCTGGACATCGCGGCGATCAAGGAGGCGAACCCGCAGGCCGTCGGCTGCGTCCTCGGCGGGCACGGCATCACCGCGTGGGGCGCGACGTCCGCCGAGGCGGAGGTGCGGTCGCTGGAGATCATCCGCACCGCCGAGGCGTACATCGAGGACCGGACCGCGCGCCTCGGCCGGCACCCCTTCGGGCACACCCGGCCCGGCTTCGTCGCGCTCGGCGACGAGGAGCGGCGGGCGCGCGCGGCGGCCCTGGCGCCGGTGATCCGCGGGCTGGCGTCCACCGACCGCCCGCAGGTCGGCCACTTCACCGACTCCGAGGTGGTCCTCGACTTCGTGTCCCGCGAGGAGCTCGGCCGGCTCGCCGCGCTCGGGACGTCCTGCCCGGACCACTTCCTGCGCACCAAGGTCTCCCCGCTGGTGCTGGACCTGCCCGCCGACGCCCCGCTGGGCGAGGCCGTCGCCCGGCTGCGGGAGCTGCACGCCGCCTACCGCGAGGACTACCGCGCGTACTACGAGCGGCACGCCACCGGCGACAGCCCGCCGATGCGCGGCGCGGACCCGGCGATCGTGCTCGTGCCCGGCGTCGGCATGTTCTCGTTCGGCAAGGACAAGCAGACCGCCCGCGTCGCCGGCGAGTTCTACGTCAACGCCATCAACGTCATGCGCGGCGCCGAGGCGATCAGCACGTACGCCCCGATCGACGAGGCGGAGAAGTTCCGCATCGAGTACTGGGCGCTGGAGGAGGCGAAGCTCGCGCGGATGCCGCAGCCGAAGCCGCTGGCCACCCGCGTGGCGCTGGTGACCGGCGCGGGGTCGGGCATCGGGAAGGCCATCGCGGAGCGCCTGGCGGCCGAGGGCGCCTGCGTGGTGGTCGCCGACGTGAACCTCGAGGGCGCGCAGGAGGTGGCCGCCGCGCTGGGCGGACCGGACGTGGCCGTCGCCGTGCGCGCGGACGTCACCGACGAGGACGCCGTCGCCGCGCTGGTGCGGGAGTCCGTGCTGGCGTTCGGCGGGCTCGACCTGGTCGTGAACAACGCCGGGCTGTCGATCTCCAAGCCGCTGCTGGAGACCACCACCCGGGACTGGGACCTGCAGCACGACGTCATGGCGCGCGGGTCGTTCCTGGTGGCCCGCGAGGCCGCGCGGGCGATGATCCCGCAGGGCATGGGCGGCGACATCGTCTACATCGCGTCGAAGAACTCCCTGTTCGCCGGGCCGAACAACGTCGCGTACTCCGCGACCAAGGCGGACCAGGCGCACCAGGTCCGGCTGCTGGCCGCCGAGCTCGGCGAGCACGGCATCCGGGTCAACGGCGTGAACCCGGACGGCGTCGTGCGCGGGTCCGGCATCTTCGCGGGTGGCTGGGGTGCGCAGCGCGCCGCGACCTACGGCGTCCCGGAGTCCGAGCTCGGCGCCTACTACGCCCGGCGCACCCTGCTGAAGAAGGAGGTGCTGCCGGAGCACGTGGCCGCCGCGGTGTTCGCGCTCACCGGGCCGGACCTGGTGCAGACGACCGGGCTGCACGTCCCGGTCGACTCCGGCGTCGCCGCCGCGTTCCTGCGCTGA
- a CDS encoding (Fe-S)-binding protein, which yields MRIAVFTTCLVDTLFPGAAAATVRLLERLGHDVDVPAGQACCGQMHVNTGYAPEAVGVVRNHVRTFAPVLDGEWDAVVAPSGSCVGSVRHQQAVVARRHGDPALADAATRVAGHTYELTELLVDVLGVTDVGAWFPHTVTYHPTCHSLRMLRVGDRPTRLLRAVEGLELRDLPDTDQCCGFGGTFALKNSATSSAMVQDKAEAVRSTGAEVLTAGDWSCLMNIDGALRRTGAGTRAVHLAEILASTRERPWAPAPEPGGRRGRRAPRAGVAR from the coding sequence ATGCGGATCGCCGTGTTCACGACCTGCCTGGTCGACACGCTGTTCCCCGGTGCCGCCGCGGCCACCGTCCGGCTGCTGGAGCGCCTGGGGCACGACGTCGACGTGCCGGCGGGCCAGGCCTGCTGCGGGCAGATGCACGTCAACACCGGGTACGCGCCCGAGGCCGTCGGCGTCGTGCGCAACCACGTCCGGACGTTCGCGCCGGTGCTGGACGGGGAGTGGGACGCGGTGGTCGCGCCGTCCGGGTCCTGCGTCGGGTCCGTCCGGCACCAGCAGGCCGTGGTCGCCCGCCGGCACGGCGACCCCGCGCTCGCCGACGCCGCGACGCGGGTGGCCGGGCACACCTACGAGCTGACCGAGCTGCTGGTCGACGTGCTGGGGGTCACCGACGTCGGGGCGTGGTTCCCGCACACGGTGACCTACCACCCGACGTGCCACTCGCTGCGGATGCTGCGCGTCGGCGACCGGCCCACCCGGCTGCTGCGGGCCGTCGAGGGGCTGGAGCTGCGGGACCTGCCGGACACCGACCAGTGCTGCGGGTTCGGCGGGACGTTCGCCCTGAAGAACTCGGCGACGTCGTCGGCGATGGTCCAGGACAAGGCCGAGGCGGTGCGCTCGACCGGCGCGGAGGTGCTGACGGCGGGGGACTGGTCCTGCCTGATGAACATCGACGGGGCCCTGCGGCGGACCGGGGCCGGGACGCGCGCGGTGCACCTCGCGGAGATCCTGGCGTCGACACGGGAGCGGCCGTGGGCCCCGGCCCCGGAGCCCGGCGGGCGGCGGGGGCGCCGGGCGCCGCGGGCGGGGGTGGCGCGGTGA